CGACCCCGCGAGATCGGGCTGTCCGGGTCGCCCTCGATCTGACTGACCCGCCCGTCCTTGACGAACACCCGCTGACCGCAACCCACCGCGCAGTACGGGCACACTGAACGGGCCACGCTGTCGGCGGTTTCCGTGCGAGCCGTGAGCGCGCGGGATCCATCGGACTTCGCCGCGGCACCCCGCCCCAACGGGTCGGTGCCGGTGAGCTGGCGGTAGACCGGCCAACCCTCGATCCAGCTACGCACCCCCATTGCCGCACCTTCCCGACCAAGCACGCCAAATATGAACACTCTGACGTTAGATGAGGTGCCGGTCCGGTCGCAGCGGGATCACCAACAGTCATGCCTCCCCCGGCCTGATCGTGCGGGCCGGGAGAGGCATGAAGTACGGCGATGGTCAGTTCGGTTGGAGCTGACCAACGGGGTGCTCGACGAAGGTCCGGTAACGGCGCAGCTCCCAGAACAGCCAGCCGATGCTGATGATCGCCAACACGACGAAGACCAACGAGCCGGAGAACGTGTCCCAGAGGGTGTGCAGGACCACGACACCCAGGAACGTACCGATGAACCCGATGAGCCGGCCGACGCTCGGGCTGGCCAACAGCGCCCACAACGCGCCGGCGGTGAGCCCGGTCCAGGCGGTGTGACCGGCGGGCGCGGTCAGACCACGGACGAACAGCGTCTGCTCCACCGCACCGATGTTGCCCTGCGAGCTCAGCAGCGCGCTGAAGGCGTAGCCCATCGTCTCCAGCGCGGCGAACCCCATGCCGGCGGCGATGCCGATGATCAGCCCGTCGGAGGGCACCCGGCGGCGACGCTGGGCCACCACCGTGAACAGCAGGACCACCGGGACGATCAGCTTCGCCGACTCCTCGATCAGCGCGACGAACAGCATCGGCAGGGTGCCGAGCCCGCGCAGGGTGTCGTACTCCAGCGTGCCGGCGACCACAGTGCCGATCACACCACCGAAGAACGCCGACGTCACCAGCACCGACGCCGGCACCTGCCATCGCCCGGTGCGAGCCTGCGCGAACGTCAGGAACGTCAGCGGCACCAGCGTCGCCCCGAGCAGGATCAACGCCGGTACGAAATTCGGGTTCTTGGTGCTGACCAGGGTCCGCAGCACCGCCAGGTAAAGGATCAGCCCGACGACGAGCACTCCGACCCACGCCCACCGGCGCCAACGATCACCCATACGGCGCAGTCTGGCGGATCCAGGTTACGAAGAACAGCCACGGAGTTGAGATCCTGACGACGACGCAGGGGCACACTGCCTGCGTCTTGATCACCTACGATCTGCCCCCATGCGTCGCATAGCACGGTCCCTGGCACTCACACTCCTGCTGGTCCTGTCCACCTGCGCCTCGAAGCCTGAGGTTGCCGGGGACGTGGCGTTGACCGTCTTCCTGGACAACGACGCGACGGCGACGCAGAGAGAGGCCGTGCAGCAACGGCTCCGGTCGATGCCAAGTGTCGAAGGCGTGGCTCTCGAAACCCGCGAACAGGTGCACGAGCGCTTCAAGGTCGATTTCAAGGACCAACCCGACCTGCTGGCGGACCTCAAGCCGGAGTACGCGCCAGAGCTCGTCCACGCCACTGTCACCGACTCTCTGATCGCCGAAGCGATCGAGGCGGTGATGACCGAGGTCGACGGCGTCGATGAGGTGGCGCTCCGGATCGCCGACGTCGACCCCCGGCCTTCGTGGATCGGGATCATCGTTCGGTTGAAATCCTCGGCGACCAGCGAGCAACGGGCCGCCATCCAGGACGCCGTCCGTGGACTGCCACACGCGAAGTCGGTCGGGTTCGAGGACCGCGACGCCGCGTACGAGCGCCTACGCAAGCGGTGCCAGGGCAAGGGCGACCTCACCGCGCAGCTCAAACCGCCGATGCCGCACGAGTCGTGGCGGTTCGAGCATCCCCTCAACGGCACGGGATCCGGAGTGTCACATCTGATGGACCTCGACGGAGTAGACGGCATCAAACTGGTTCCCGTCGAGATGCTGTAACGCCCTGCATGCCAGTGATCGTTGGCAGCTGAGCAGCTCGACACGCCGAGCATCGCACTGCTGAGCTGCCAACGATCACTGGCCCGGAGGCCAGCCGACCACTGCGCCGGCTGGTCAGACGACCTGCGCCAGCCGGAAGCGCTCGGCTACCACCAGGGTGTCGTCGTCGACGGTGAAGCCGGGGTCGCCCAACTCGGCGCGCACCTCAGCGCTGTGCCAGAACGCCTCGTGCCCCGCGCGCCACTGCGCCACCGACTCGTCGCCCTCGCCCTCATCCAGGGCGTGTTGCAGGTCGACGTCGCCGAGCCGGACCACCCGTACGTCCGTCAGCTCGATGACCGCGACGCGCCGCCCGTCGGAGTCCACCACCGCGGACAGTTGGCCCACCTCGGGCAGCGGCTCGTTCGCGCGCTCGTACCCGATCAGCAGGCCGGTCGTCGAGGTCTTCGCGCCGGAGAGGATCGCGGCGACGAGGCTGTCGCGCAGCGGACCCGGGAACGCGAACTCGGCCAGCGGAAGATCATCGAGTTCCATCAGCGGAGGGTACGCGATCCGGCGTCCCGCGAGGCGACGCCGTCGACAAGCTCGGGGCGACATGGCACGGTCCTCTGGTGGCAACCTATGGCGTCGCTCTCGTGCTGCTGGTCGATCCGTCGGGCGCGGTGCTGCTTCAGCACCGCGATGAGGACGCGCCCGCGTCGCCGGGTCAGTGGAGTCTGCCGGGTGGCCACATCGAGCCCGGTGAGTCACCGGAGGAGGCGGCCCGCCGCGAGCTGCTGGAGGAGACGGGCCTGACAGCGGGTGAACTGCATCCACTGTGGAGCGGCCCGCGCCCGTACGAACCCGGCTTTCCCCACACCGTCACCGTTCACGTGTTTCGGGGCACCACCACGGCCCGGCAGGAGGACGTGGTTATCGGTGAGGGGCAGGCCATGGTGTTCGTCCCCCGGGACCAGGTGCTCGACCGTGAGCTGGCGGTCTCCGCGGCGCTGGTCCTGCGCATGATCTAGCGTCAGGTGTGGTGGATCGGGGTCGCCAGGTCGCTGAGCGGCCGGCCCGAGCCGCCCCAGGCCTGCGCGGTAATCTCGGCGGCGATCGCCACGGCCGTCTCCTCGGGTGTCCGCGCACCCAGGTCCAGCCCGATCGGTGAACAGAGCCGGGCCAGCGCGGCCTCGCTCACGCCCGCCTCGCGGAGCCGGCGCATCCGGTCGTCGTGTGCGCGGCGGCTGCCCATCGCGCCGATGTAGCGGGCGGGTGTGCGCAGTGCGACCTGGAGCAGCGGCACGTCGAACTTGGGGTCGTGGGTCAGCACGCAGAGCACCGTGCGGTCGTCGACGGTCGTCGACTCCAGGTACGCGTGCGGCCACTGCACCACGAGGTCGTCCGCGTCCGGAAAGCGCGCGCGGGTGGCGAACACCGGGCGGGCGTCGCAGACCGTGACGTGGTA
This portion of the Micromonospora zamorensis genome encodes:
- a CDS encoding PrsW family intramembrane metalloprotease; the encoded protein is MGDRWRRWAWVGVLVVGLILYLAVLRTLVSTKNPNFVPALILLGATLVPLTFLTFAQARTGRWQVPASVLVTSAFFGGVIGTVVAGTLEYDTLRGLGTLPMLFVALIEESAKLIVPVVLLFTVVAQRRRRVPSDGLIIGIAAGMGFAALETMGYAFSALLSSQGNIGAVEQTLFVRGLTAPAGHTAWTGLTAGALWALLASPSVGRLIGFIGTFLGVVVLHTLWDTFSGSLVFVVLAIISIGWLFWELRRYRTFVEHPVGQLQPN
- a CDS encoding permease-like cell division protein FtsX; translation: MRRIARSLALTLLLVLSTCASKPEVAGDVALTVFLDNDATATQREAVQQRLRSMPSVEGVALETREQVHERFKVDFKDQPDLLADLKPEYAPELVHATVTDSLIAEAIEAVMTEVDGVDEVALRIADVDPRPSWIGIIVRLKSSATSEQRAAIQDAVRGLPHAKSVGFEDRDAAYERLRKRCQGKGDLTAQLKPPMPHESWRFEHPLNGTGSGVSHLMDLDGVDGIKLVPVEML
- a CDS encoding NUDIX hydrolase — protein: MATYGVALVLLVDPSGAVLLQHRDEDAPASPGQWSLPGGHIEPGESPEEAARRELLEETGLTAGELHPLWSGPRPYEPGFPHTVTVHVFRGTTTARQEDVVIGEGQAMVFVPRDQVLDRELAVSAALVLRMI
- a CDS encoding ASCH domain-containing protein → MELDDLPLAEFAFPGPLRDSLVAAILSGAKTSTTGLLIGYERANEPLPEVGQLSAVVDSDGRRVAVIELTDVRVVRLGDVDLQHALDEGEGDESVAQWRAGHEAFWHSAEVRAELGDPGFTVDDDTLVVAERFRLAQVV